DNA from Gemmatimonadota bacterium:
CGTCTAATAGGCAAAGAAGAGTTGCTCGAACCCCTTCAAAAAAACGCCTTATCACTCGCCCAAGACATAGCGCGAGAAGCCACCGCAGAGCCACCTCTGGTCGCGGGCAATATTTGCAACACAAATATCTGGCATCCCAATGACAAAGCATCCGACGCGCTTGTTCGCGGCATGTTCGAAGAACAAATTAACTGGGCAACCGAGGCAAATGTCGATTTTATCATCGCCGAAACCTTCTCCTTTTTTGGCGAAGCGCGAATCGCCCTCAAAGCCATCAAAGAATCTGGCCTGCCAGCTGTCGTCACCCTCACCCCGCACAGGGAAGACGACCTCAGAGACGGGATTCCCCTCGAAGTCGCGGCCAAACAATTAGAGCAAGACGGCGCGACTGTCGTCGGTATTAACTGCGCGCGGGGTCCCCAGACCATGATGCCCGCTGTCGTGCGCATCCGACAAGCGGTCTCGTGCCATGTTGCTGCTTTGCCCGTCCCCTACCGCACCACCCCTGATCATCCCACCATGCAGTCTCTCCGCGACCCGCGCTTGCCCGAAGACCGCCCCTTTCCCACCGCGCTTGATCCCTTTACCTGCAATCGGTACGAAATGGCAGAATTTGCCAGAGAGGCATACAGCGCGGATATCCGCTACCTCGGCGTCTGCTGCGGTGGCGCGCCTCATCATGTTCGCGCCATTGCAGAAGCACTCGGACGCACGCCAGAAGCCAGTCGCTATTCGCCAGACATGTCCAGGCACTATGCCTTTGGCACTCACAAAAGCCTGAAAAAATACAATCTGGACAATGCAAAAAATCTCTAATACAAGACCATGAAAACAGATTACGAATACATCGTCCTCGGTTGTGGGGGCATCGGCAGTGCAACAGCGTATTGGCTCGCGCGCCGAAAAAGCAAAGACGTCCTGGGCATAGAACAATTTGAACACGGTCATCACCACGGCGGCTCCCAGGATCACTCGCGCATCATCCGCCTGACCTATTACTACCCTCAATATATCCGCCTGGCACCTGCCTCTTACACCGCCTGGCATACGCTCGAAGAAGAATCCGGCGTCCAGATGGTCTTCAAAACGGGCAGCATCCAATTTTCACCCGTCGATCACCCCTACCGATATGAAATTGACAAATACACGAGCGCAATGGATGAAACAGGCGTTCCCTACGATCGCGTTGACGCCGATGAAATCGCGAAACGCTTTCCGCAATTCCATCTAAAATACGAAGTCGATGGCATCTACCAGGCCGATACCGGATTGGTAGATGCAAGTCGGGGAAATGCCACCCATGTAGCCATGGCGCGTTATCGCGGTGCCACCATGTTGGACAAATGTGAAGCCACGCGCATTCGTCCAACGGACACCGGCGTCACAATCGAAACCAAACAGGGCAACTTCTCCTGCCGCAAACTCATCGTCACAGCCGGTGCCTGGACAGATCGCCTGCTCGCCAGCGTGAACATAAATCTTTCTCTCACCGTAACCCAGGAACAGGTTACATACTACGCCACGCCAAACCTGCCAGACTTTGCCATTGGAAAATTCCCCATATTCATCTCTCATGCCGACGAATCCATCTACGGATTCCCCATCTATGGCGAAGTCGCCACCAAAGTCGGCATTGACGCATCCGGTCCCGCAGTGACAACCGATACGCGCACCTATGACCCCGAAGCCGAACGCGAACGTTACCAGGAAGCCTGGCTCAAAGAAAACATCCCCGGATTTCTCGGCCCAAAGCTCTATACCAAAACTTGTCTCTACACAATGCCCAAAGACCGCCATTTCGTAATCGATACACTCCCCGAGCACCCCCAGATCATCGTCTGTGTAGGCGCCGGACACGCGTACAAATTCTCTGGTATCCTGGGCAAAATCCTCAGCGAACTCGCCATTGATGGGCACACGGATTATCCAATAGAACCTTTTGCACTACAACGCGATGCCATCACCGATCCCAATTTTAAACCCGTCTTCCGAATGTGATATGCCTGCCGATATTCTGTGTCTAAACATGTGGAGCGGTCCCCGCAATGTCTCAACCGCCCTCATGTACTCATTCGCACAGCGGTCAGACACCCGCGTGATTGACGAACCCCTCTACGGTCACTATCTACGCGTATCTGCTGCCAAACACCCGGGTGCAAACGAAGTCATGGCCGCCATGGAATGCAATGGCGAAAAAGTCATTCGCAATATCATCCTCGGTCCCTGTGATCGCCCCGTGCTCTTTATGAAACAGATGGCTCATCACCTCGTCGAAATAAGCCGCGACTTTTTCGTACACACCCACAATGTCCTGCTCACGCGCGACCCCGTTGACATGCTACCCTCGCTCGTCAACCAGCTCAAAATCCCCACCCTGCGCGACACGGGCTACAAAATGCAAGCCCAGCTACTGCGCGAGTTTCACGCCATAGGTCAAAAATACCCCGTACTCGATTCTCGAGAACTCCTCAAAAATCCACGGCATGTCCTCACAAAACTCTGCGACGCCCTGAACATACCCTTTGACCCCGCAATGCTCACGTGGAAAGCCGGACCCCGCCCCGAAGACGGAATATGGGCGCAACACTGGTACCACAACGTCCACAAATCCACCGGATTTCAACCCTATCGCCCCAAAACCGAACCCTTTCCCGATCGTTTGCGACCGCTCCTCGAAAAATGTCAACCCTATTACGACCAGCTTTATGCACATGCCATCAAAGCTGAATAAACGGAGTCCCCGTGTCTATCCAATTACCCGACTCTCGAAACGAAAACATCCTCATCCACGTCGGCGGTGAACTACTACCGCGCGAAGACGCCAAAATATCCGTCTTTGACAGCGCGGTCCAGGGCGGTGATGCCGTATGGGAGGGCCTGCGCGTGTACAACGGCAAAATCTTCCAACTCGACGCGCACCTCGACCGCCTCTTCGACTCTGCCAAAGCCATGGCCTTTGCGGATATCCCCTCTCGTGAAGCAATCAAAACCGCGATCTTTGAAACCCTCAAAACCAATAACATGCGCGATGAAGTGCATATACGGCTCACGCTCACGCGGGGGAAAAAAACCTCATCGGGCATGAGTCCGCACTTTAATCAATACGGCTCCTGCCTCATTGTGCTACCAGAATGGAAACCCCCTGTTTATTCCTCAGACGGCATTCGCCTGATCACCGCCTCTGTTCGCCGCAATCCGCCCATGTGCATCGACTCCAAAATCCATCACAACAATCTGATCAACAACATCCTCGCCAAAATCGAAGCCAATGTCGCAGGCGTTGATGACGCGATCATGCTCGACATCTTCGGCTATGTTTCTGAAACCAATGCCACCAATATCTTCATCATAAAAAAAGGGGCGCTTATCACGCCCCACGCGGATTCCTGCTTGCCCGGCATAACAAGAGGTGTAGTAATCGACCTCGCACGCGATCTGGGCATCAAAGTTACCGAACGCAACCTATCGCTTACCGAAGTCTATACCGCAGATGAAAGCTTCACTACGGGCACCATGGGCGAACTCTCTCCCATCCTCGAAGTAGATGGCCGCACCATTGGCAACGGCGAACCCGGTCCCGTCACCAATCGCCTGCGCCAACAATACGCCCAACACACCGCCGAACACGGCGATCCCATTCCTTAAACATCACATACAAAAAAAGCCGACGTTTATGCGTCGGCTTTTTTGAGTCATTAGCAACAACCTCAACCATGAAAAACTTGCACCAGATCGGACGCTTTTCCCGACACAGTCGCAGGATTGAGCGCACCCTCTCCAAAGAGACGAGGAAAAGTCAGACCAGTCTTCAAAGAACGCGTTCGCGCATCCATGTAAGTCGCGCTAAAAGCCCTCCGAGGCGACGGCGTCGAATTGAGAGCCGAGCGGTGGAGCAAAAAATTGTGCAGCAAAACAGCCTCCCCTGCCTCTGTCTCCAGATCGATCACATCCTCGGGTCTGGCGTACCTCGCCTGATCCTCATCAGAGGTATAGTGCCGCTCGTTGAGAATACCCAGATTATTGCTCCCCGGCACAATCTGCATACAACCACTATCAACAGTGGCAGCGTCCAGCCCCGTCCACACCGTAATAATCGGATTGGTATCAATCCCCCAACCCACGCCAATATCCTGATGCCAGGGCAAAATCGTGCCGCTCTCAGCGGGTTTATTCATAAACATAGAGCGAAAAACCGAAACATTTTCGCCGATATAGCGACGGGTAATCTGGCGGATAAGGGGATGCTGCATATAGGTGAGAAAGAGAGGATCCTGTTCCAGATCATCGATACGCCGATAATGGAGCGTCTGCTCCTGATTCCCCAGCGTGCGATCCATTCTGACATCCGGCGTTTTGGGATTGAGTTGAAAGCGCATATTCTTGTAGCGGACGCGACCCAGCATAATATCGTCAATGCGCTGCTGCAGTGCACCGAGTTCCCCGGGCGACAGGAGATGCCCCAAGCGCAGATATCCCTCAGCCATAAATTGTTCGTGGTGCGAGTCGTCAAACGAAGTGAGAGGATTCACGGTGTGACCTCCTCAAAAAGTTGAACAGCTTGTGTAATTGGCTTCCAAACTATAACCGGGACTCGCCAGAAGCAACTGAAAAACGCCCGGTCCTGCGAAACGGCCCTGCTTGACAGAGAACAATTCTCTATATATGATGCCTGATACTGCAAATCACCAAACACCCGAAAGGTAGAAACCATGAGCAATGTGCGAGATTTCGGAGCCAGAGGGGATGGCATCACCGACGATACCAAAGCAATTGAAGACGCGCTGGCAAAAGGAGACGGAACCCTACAATTTCCAAAAGGCGACTATCTCATCACGCACCCTATCAACGTAAAATTGGCCGACAGCGGACGGATGAGTATAGATGGATCGGGAGGCGCAGCAAAAATCCTCATGGGAGGTGCAGGACCCGCATTTCACATCACAGGTACACATGAGCGCTCAGCCGATCCCAAAACCTTTGAAACTCGCGTCTGGACCCATGAAAGAATGCCCACAATATCAAACCTGGAGATCGAAGGCAAACACCCCGAAGCAGATGGCTTCTTGCTAACAGGCACCATGCAGGCGACCTTTGAAGGCGTACTCTTGCGAAAGCTAAACCACGCCATCCACATACGCGACCGCGCCCGAAATGTCCTTATTTCCCACTGTCATCTACACGACAATCGCGGCGCAGGCATCTTCCTCGACCAGGTAGATCTGCATCAAATCATCGTAACTGGTTCCCACATCAGCTATTGTAAACGCGGAGGCATCAAAATCATCGGCTCACAAATCCGCAACCTGCAGATCACCGGCAACGACATCGAATACAACTTCGACAAAGAAGCGGACCGATCCGCAGATATCTGGATCGACACCAGCGACGGATCTGCCACTGTCCGCGAAGGCACCATATCGGGCAATACCATCCAGGCACTACCTTCGCCTGGAGGCGTGAATATATTGATGATCGGCCACTCTCCCCAGACGAATAACAAGGTGGGCCTGTTCACCATTGTGGGAAATTTGATCGGCACACAAGAAAATAACATCCACCTCATCGCGGCCAGAGGCGTCACCATCTCGGGAAACGCGATCTACAATGGATTCAACCGAAATCTCCTGGTAGAACACGCGCAAAATATCGTGGTTGGCGGCAACAGCTTTGACCACAATCCCGATTACGGTCCCTCGCGTCGTACTGGCATTCAATTTATAAACAGCACAGATTGTATCCTGAACGGAACAACGCTTCACGAGTTCCAAAGCGGACAAGATGAAAACGCGGATGATCGCCAGGGCCTTTTGGAAATCATCCGTTGCGCCCGGTTCACCGTAAACGGCTGCCAGATATTGGACGGCTATCCCAGCGCGATATACGTATCCGACTCCGACGACATCAGCATCACCGGATGTACCCTGCTGGAGAGGAGAAAACAAAAAGAAACCGTTTCAACAGTTCGCTGGAACGGTATCGGCACTGGTAATTTATTGAGCAACAACCGAATCGGAAACGGCACAGCAGGTGCATTATCCATAGACGAAACTGCTGACGTTCAAATCAACCATAATCGAATGGATAACTGAGGAGGTAAATTTGCCTTTAAAACCCGACCACTCAAAAGTACCTGGCGTCGTGATTGATCACAGCCCCGCCAGCACAAAACAATACCTGGGTAGCCCGAGCATCGTCATCATGCCCAACGGCGATTATATCGCATCCTATGATCTTTTTGGACCGGGCACAAATTACGACCGCATGGCCGTATTTCGTTCGCGCGACAAAGGCGAAACCTGGACTCAAATAGTCGAACAGGTTGGCCAGTGGTGGTCCAATCTTTTTTTGCACAAAGGCGACCTCTACCTGCTCGGCACAAGCCGCGAATATGGCTATGCCGTAATTCGGCGATCTACGGACGGGGGAAAAACATGGACAGTGCCAAAAGACAAACACACCGGACAAATCTCTACTGAGGATCGCTATCACTGTGCCCCAATGCCCGTCGTCGCCCACAATGGATATCTCTGGCGCGCATTTGAATTGGCACATGGTCCGCGAGAAGAGTGGAAAGCGCTGGTCCTCTCCATACCCGAAGATGCAGACCTGCTTCAAGCTGAGAACTGGCGATTTAGCGAAGCGTATCAACACCTCTGGTCAAGTTCACAGTGGATTGAAGGCAATATCGTGATAACGCCAGATAACAAACTGGTAAACATCTTGCGTTCAAATTTACGCAATGTCTCCCCCGAAGAGATACAGGCGGAAAGCGACAAAGCGGCTATATTGCACATCTCAGAAGATGGCAAAACATTGACACACGATCGGGATAAAGACCTGATCGACTTTCCGGGCGGCGGTGTAAAATTCACAATTCGGTTTGACAATCAAACACAGCGCTACTGGTCGTTGGGATGCAAACAAACCAATCCGCCGGCATACCGAAATACACTGGTCTTGACATCGTCTGCAAATTTGCAAACCTGGCGAATCGAATCCGTGATCCTGCACCACCCCGATCCAGAGAAACACGCATTTCAATACGTTGACTGGCAATTTGAAGAAAACGATATAATCGTGGCATCGCGCACAGCTTATGACGACGGTCTGGGCGGCGCGCACAACGCGCATGATGCGAATTATTTCACATTTCACCGAATTGAAAATTTCAGAGAACGAACGACAGACGACCCGCCTTTAAATGAGGTTAATCCATCTGATTAAAGAACAGGATCCGAGGAGGTTGTAATGAAAGCAATTCAGAGCCTTCAGCCAGACAGGGTATTTTACAATAGCAACCTGATCACCATGGCTGACCGCGGCGGTACTGCGGTTGCTGTACTGAATGGGTCTATATGCGCTGTGGGATCTGATCAGGAGATTATGGACCTTGCAGGTCCCGACACCGAACGTACAGACCTCAAGGGAAAAACCATGCTACCTGGATTTTACGACACGCATGGACATTTCCCCAGCGCGGGACTCGTGGCTGTTTCCTCTGTAAATTGCAATTCTCCACCAATGGGACCCGTAGAAAAAATCGATGATATTGTCCAGCTATTGGCAGAGCGGGCCAAAGAAATACCAGAGGACCAGTGGGTATTGGGCAGGGGTTATGACGATACCCTGCTGGAAGAGAAACGGCACCCGACACGAGCAGACCTGGATCGGGCTTCGCAGAACCACCCGATTTGCATCGTCCACACCTCGGGCCATTTTGCATCGGCAAATACATATGCACTGGAACGCGCCGGAGTCCATTCCGATACCCCCAATCCAACGGGCGGAGTAATTCGCAAAGACCTCATAA
Protein-coding regions in this window:
- a CDS encoding right-handed parallel beta-helix repeat-containing protein — its product is MSNVRDFGARGDGITDDTKAIEDALAKGDGTLQFPKGDYLITHPINVKLADSGRMSIDGSGGAAKILMGGAGPAFHITGTHERSADPKTFETRVWTHERMPTISNLEIEGKHPEADGFLLTGTMQATFEGVLLRKLNHAIHIRDRARNVLISHCHLHDNRGAGIFLDQVDLHQIIVTGSHISYCKRGGIKIIGSQIRNLQITGNDIEYNFDKEADRSADIWIDTSDGSATVREGTISGNTIQALPSPGGVNILMIGHSPQTNNKVGLFTIVGNLIGTQENNIHLIAARGVTISGNAIYNGFNRNLLVEHAQNIVVGGNSFDHNPDYGPSRRTGIQFINSTDCILNGTTLHEFQSGQDENADDRQGLLEIIRCARFTVNGCQILDGYPSAIYVSDSDDISITGCTLLERRKQKETVSTVRWNGIGTGNLLSNNRIGNGTAGALSIDETADVQINHNRMDN
- a CDS encoding homocysteine S-methyltransferase family protein, which encodes MDKQIPKRGLLQRLDESGVICAEGYVFELERRGYLQAGAYVPEVVLEHPEAVAALHREFLRAGSDVIEALTYYAHREKLRLIGKEELLEPLQKNALSLAQDIAREATAEPPLVAGNICNTNIWHPNDKASDALVRGMFEEQINWATEANVDFIIAETFSFFGEARIALKAIKESGLPAVVTLTPHREDDLRDGIPLEVAAKQLEQDGATVVGINCARGPQTMMPAVVRIRQAVSCHVAALPVPYRTTPDHPTMQSLRDPRLPEDRPFPTALDPFTCNRYEMAEFAREAYSADIRYLGVCCGGAPHHVRAIAEALGRTPEASRYSPDMSRHYAFGTHKSLKKYNLDNAKNL
- a CDS encoding sialidase family protein → MPLKPDHSKVPGVVIDHSPASTKQYLGSPSIVIMPNGDYIASYDLFGPGTNYDRMAVFRSRDKGETWTQIVEQVGQWWSNLFLHKGDLYLLGTSREYGYAVIRRSTDGGKTWTVPKDKHTGQISTEDRYHCAPMPVVAHNGYLWRAFELAHGPREEWKALVLSIPEDADLLQAENWRFSEAYQHLWSSSQWIEGNIVITPDNKLVNILRSNLRNVSPEEIQAESDKAAILHISEDGKTLTHDRDKDLIDFPGGGVKFTIRFDNQTQRYWSLGCKQTNPPAYRNTLVLTSSANLQTWRIESVILHHPDPEKHAFQYVDWQFEENDIIVASRTAYDDGLGGAHNAHDANYFTFHRIENFRERTTDDPPLNEVNPSD
- the ilvE gene encoding branched-chain-amino-acid transaminase, producing MSIQLPDSRNENILIHVGGELLPREDAKISVFDSAVQGGDAVWEGLRVYNGKIFQLDAHLDRLFDSAKAMAFADIPSREAIKTAIFETLKTNNMRDEVHIRLTLTRGKKTSSGMSPHFNQYGSCLIVLPEWKPPVYSSDGIRLITASVRRNPPMCIDSKIHHNNLINNILAKIEANVAGVDDAIMLDIFGYVSETNATNIFIIKKGALITPHADSCLPGITRGVVIDLARDLGIKVTERNLSLTEVYTADESFTTGTMGELSPILEVDGRTIGNGEPGPVTNRLRQQYAQHTAEHGDPIP
- the solA gene encoding N-methyl-L-tryptophan oxidase: MKTDYEYIVLGCGGIGSATAYWLARRKSKDVLGIEQFEHGHHHGGSQDHSRIIRLTYYYPQYIRLAPASYTAWHTLEEESGVQMVFKTGSIQFSPVDHPYRYEIDKYTSAMDETGVPYDRVDADEIAKRFPQFHLKYEVDGIYQADTGLVDASRGNATHVAMARYRGATMLDKCEATRIRPTDTGVTIETKQGNFSCRKLIVTAGAWTDRLLASVNINLSLTVTQEQVTYYATPNLPDFAIGKFPIFISHADESIYGFPIYGEVATKVGIDASGPAVTTDTRTYDPEAERERYQEAWLKENIPGFLGPKLYTKTCLYTMPKDRHFVIDTLPEHPQIIVCVGAGHAYKFSGILGKILSELAIDGHTDYPIEPFALQRDAITDPNFKPVFRM
- a CDS encoding sulfotransferase family protein — encoded protein: MPADILCLNMWSGPRNVSTALMYSFAQRSDTRVIDEPLYGHYLRVSAAKHPGANEVMAAMECNGEKVIRNIILGPCDRPVLFMKQMAHHLVEISRDFFVHTHNVLLTRDPVDMLPSLVNQLKIPTLRDTGYKMQAQLLREFHAIGQKYPVLDSRELLKNPRHVLTKLCDALNIPFDPAMLTWKAGPRPEDGIWAQHWYHNVHKSTGFQPYRPKTEPFPDRLRPLLEKCQPYYDQLYAHAIKAE
- a CDS encoding phytanoyl-CoA dioxygenase family protein, which translates into the protein MNPLTSFDDSHHEQFMAEGYLRLGHLLSPGELGALQQRIDDIMLGRVRYKNMRFQLNPKTPDVRMDRTLGNQEQTLHYRRIDDLEQDPLFLTYMQHPLIRQITRRYIGENVSVFRSMFMNKPAESGTILPWHQDIGVGWGIDTNPIITVWTGLDAATVDSGCMQIVPGSNNLGILNERHYTSDEDQARYARPEDVIDLETEAGEAVLLHNFLLHRSALNSTPSPRRAFSATYMDARTRSLKTGLTFPRLFGEGALNPATVSGKASDLVQVFHG